The following are encoded together in the Humulus lupulus chromosome 5, drHumLupu1.1, whole genome shotgun sequence genome:
- the LOC133779363 gene encoding uncharacterized protein LOC133779363, producing the protein MACLKDPSYLILMNGRIQGEIRGKKGLRHGAPISPLLFVLAMEYCTRMLCQASLDKRFRFHPKCKPLKRVNLCFADDLVIFCKGVSSSVQIMRDGFTEFCLASGLSANMKKSQVYFGGLDDRETHQLLERLRFTEGCFPLKYLGVPLRTTKWKAGDCAIIITKIQQKLHTWASRHLSFAGRAQLVNSVLLSIRSFWMSIFMLPKSVTKEIDRLCRNFLWGVKDSNSNRSKLHFTAWNQVCLPKCMGGLGFKECCTWNTVLLAKFVWAVSSKQDILWDVSWYWRRLVRLRTVFSANSLAEALKNDKLCLKVLYHRLLNRERVAFANVVWCSLVVPKHRFILWQATLGHLLTRDKLHYCNLDLPSLLCPVCELEQESHAHLFFVCPFSQQIRAQMVD; encoded by the exons ATGGCGTGTTTGAAGGACCCCTCTTATTTGATCCTTATGAATGGTAGGATTCAAGGGGAGATTAGAGGTAAAAAAGGCCTTAGACATGGGGCCCCAATCTCTCCGTTGTTGTTTGTTCTCGCAATGGAGTATTGTACTAGGATGTTATGTCAAGCCTCTTTGGACAAGAGGTTCAGATTCCATCCGAAGTGCAAACCTCTAAAGCGTGTCAATCTTTGTTTTGCCGATGATTTGGTTATTTTTTGTAAGGGAGTCTCAAGTTCAGTTCAGATAATGAGGGATGGTTTTACTGAATTTTGCTTGGCATCTGGTTTGTCTGCTAACATGAAGAAATCTCAAGTCTACTTTGGGGGTTTGGATGATAGAGAGACTCATCAATTGCTAGAGAGGCTTCGCTTCACTGAAGGGTGCTTTCCTCTCAAGTATTTAGGTGTTCCGCTTCGAACAACGAAGTGGAAGGCTGGAGATTGTGCTATCATCATCACTAAGATTCAGCAGAAACTTCATACTTGGGCTAGCCGTCATCTCTCGTTTGCAGGGAGGGCTCAATTGGTTAATTCTGTGTTGTTGAGTATTAGATCTTTTTGGATGAGCATTTTTATGCTCCCTAAGAGTGTCACCAAGGAGATAGATCGCTTGTGTAGAAACTTCCTTTGGGGAGTTAAAGACAGCAATTCTAATCGTAGTAAGTTGCATTTCACTGCCTGGAATCAAGTTTGTCTTCCGAAATGCATGGGTGGTCTTGGCTTTAAGGAATGTTGCACTTGGAATACAGTTCTCCTTGCTAAGTTTGTTTGGGCTGTTTCTAGTAAGCAAGACATCCTTTGG GATGTTAGTTGGTATTGGAGGAGATTAGTTAGGTTGAGAACTGTTTTTTCTGCTAATAGTTTAGCTGAGGCTCTCAAGAATGATAAACTCTGCTTGAAAGTTTTGTATCACAGGTTACTCAATAGGGAAAGAGTTGCTTTTGCTAATGTGGTCTGGTGCTCCTTGGTTGTACCTAAGCATAGGTTCATCCTTTGGCAAGCAACTCTTGGTCATCTCCTTACTCGGGACAAGTTGCATTACTGTAATCTGGATCTGCCTTCTTTGTTGTGTCCTGTTTGTGAACTGGAGCAGGAATCTCATGctcatttattttttgtttgtccTTTCTCTCAGCAGATCAGGGCCCAAATGGTGGACTAG